Part of the Synechococcus sp. HK01-R genome is shown below.
GCAGGCTGAGTGTGATCAGTCCACGACTGGGATCGGCCACCACCAAGCCCCGCGCACCAGCCTCTTCGACGAGAAGAAAGCGCTCGCCGTAGCGGATCAGGGCGGGGGGCTCGATCCGGTGCAGGTGCTGGGCGGGAGCGGTGAGGGGTCTCACTTCCAGGCCCAGGCTTTCGAGGATCTGGCCGAGATGGAGCAGGGAAATGCCCCCCAGCCGGGTGTCGCAATCGAGCAGCACCTGCTCCACCGAATCGCGAGGAAAGGGGAAGCGATAGCGCTGCGCCAGACGGCGCAGACAGATCATGGCGGTGTCCAGTGGCGTGTCGCCCCTTTCGCGCAGGGGGGGCAACACCCGGTGGGCTTGGCTCAGGCCGAGCTCCCCAGGATCGATCGGAGCGGGGAGATCACCGGCGTCTTCGGCCTGCTGCCAGAGCTCATCCGGTGCTCGGCCGGCGTTGCGTTCCGGTGCGTCCGTCCGCCCGCTGCGGGCCTGCAGGGCTTCATCGAGGGCGGCGCGTTGGATGCCGAGCAGACGAGGGCCCAGGGGAAGATCGCGGTCGGCGCCGCTGGGACGCCATTGGTCGATCGAATCGCCCAGGCGTGCCTCCGGGCCGAGCGGTGCACTGGGCAGCCAAAGCCAGGAATCATCGAGATCACCGGCTTGGCGAAGGGCATCGCCGCTGAGCAATTGCAAGGCACCAGGACGCCAGAGTTCAGCCAGTAGTCCGGGCAGATCGTCGTAACGCTGAGGCTGGCGGGCAACCCAGGCCAGCAGCAGCTGGGCCAGCTCACTGCGGTCTGGTTCTATGCAGCCCTGCTGCAACACCGCTTCATCGGGCAGCAAGCGCAGGAATTGCTTTGCGGGCAGTGCCGCCACCAGGGTGGACTCCATGGCGATCGCGGCTTCACAGGGAAGGCCGCGCACCAGGCCACACCAGCCGAGGGCATCGCCGCTGCCGAGGCGAGCCAGGGTGAAGGGTCCGCTGCTGGGATCGTCGCCGATCAGGCGCACCGCACCTTCGGCGATGAACATCACCTGGTGCGGGAGGCGATCGGCCTGCAGCAAGGGTTGGCCTGTGCGGTAGCGCAACCACTGCAGATGGGAGCGCTGGGAGGCGAGAACGCTCTGTAACGGAACCGGAAGGGAGCTGGCGTTCTGACTCATGGCAAGGGGATCAAACAGCGGGATCCCGGCTCGGGGTTGGTTGCGCGGAGTGTGGCGATCGCCTCCGTGAGCCATTGACGGTGCAGGCGAAGCATGAGCTCCTTGCAGGTGGTGCCATCGAACTGTGCCGGCTGACGACTGTCCAGCCGCAGCACAATGAAGCGTCCGCCTGGTAAACGCAAGGGTGGTTGGACAACGCCTGGTTGCGCCCTGAGGGCGAGCCGATCGAGGGGTGGTTGCAGATCCTCGACACGTAAAGGTCCAAGGTGGCCGCCACTGTCGCGGCTGTTGCCGAGAGACTGTGGTGCCAGCTCTGCGAAGGAAGCATCACCCTCTTGCAACTTGAAGAACCATTCCTGGGCGAGGTGGGCATCATCAATCTGGAGCACCGACAGACAGACGCGATCCAGTTGGGGGCCCAGCTCAAGAAAGAGTTCGTGGGCCTTTGGTTCGAAATGCTGGGGTTGCCAGGTGGCTAAGGGGTTGCCCTCCGCCACAATGGTCTCGATGCGTCGTCCGAGCCAGACGGACAGTAGATCAGTGGTCTCTAGAGCCTCAATCACTGCCTCACAGGGCCACTCGAGCCAGTGATGCGATGCTTCGGAGGTGGCAGGGAGTGAAGTCATGACGCACAAGCCACCCGAGCAGGCTCAACTCGACGCACTCTGGCGTGAAGTGAACAAGGCCATCACGGACAGGGCCTGGCCGGAAGCAGAAGGTCTGCTGTTGCGATACCTGCAGCTTGTTCCACAAGCTGCTCTTGAGTTGTGGGACGTCTTAGCTTACGTCGACCTGATGCAGGGCGACTACAGGCGTTGTTTGCAGGTGTTGCAGCCCTGGGCAGACCATCCCAGCCGTAACTTCTGGCTGCAGCACAAGCTCGGCGATGCCCATCGCGGGCTGAATCAGTTGCCGCAGGCGGAGGCCTGTTACCGCCAGAGCCTGGTGGATGGCTCCGATAGCCCGCTCACGATCCGCAACCTGTTGCAGGTGCTCGATGGTTTAGATCCTGGGCGAGCGGTGCGTGAAGTGCAGCAGTGGTTGGTGGATGCAGCAGCATTCCCATCAGCGGCGGCCTGGGAGGGCGCCCGCCAGGCGGCGGTGCTGGTGCCGGGGCTGGCCTTGGCGGAGCAGTTGCGGCGTTGCGGCCAGGCGGATGCGGCCTGCCGGCGGCGTTTGTTGGATGCTGCCGCCTATCGACTCGACCTCTCTCGGCTTGCTGCGCTGTTGCAGGAGGCTTCGGCCAGCGCAGCGGGTTTGAGTGCTTGGGAAGGGGCGTTGCAACAGCGGCTTCGCCGTCTGCAGCTCTGGCCGGTCACGCTGCCGACGCCGGCAGGTCGAGCAACCAGCGCCCCAGGCGCTGACGCACAATTCCGCTCAGCCGCTCCTGGCTGAGTCGTTCCCGCACCCTCTGCTGGCCGCGCCGTCCAAGCGCAGCGGCGGCGCTGGGATCTTCGGCCAGTTGCCGCATGGCCGCGGCTGCGGCCTGGAGATCCGGTTCGGCCCAGAGCGCCCCGGTCTGGTAGTCGCCAGCGCTGCGCGTGAGGATTTGCCGTTGCCAGGGGATCAGCAGGGCGCTGCCTGGTGGCATGAACTCCAGGTTGCCGGAGTAGCCGGTGGCGATGGTGGGCATGCCCAGGGCCATCGCTTCAGCGAGGGTGAGCCCGAAGCCCTCAGCGCGGTGCAGGCTCACCAGGGCATCGGCGTGTTGATACAGGGCATCGAGCTTGTTCTGGGGCAACAACTGCTCGAGCCAGCGGATGCGGCGATCACCGGCACTGATGGCCTTCAGGGCTGCAGCTTGCTCGGGGAACTGCTCGGCACTGCTGGCTTTGATCAGCAACTGCACTGAGGGGCCACCCCGTTCCGCTTGGGGAAAGGCGCTCTGGAAGGCCTGGATCACGCCGGCGGGATTTTTGCGCTCGGTCGTGCTCCAGTAATCGAACAGGCTGAGGAAGGTGAAGGGGCGGGCTGCGGCCTGCTGCCGCCAGCGTCGTCTGGCTTCTGATCGGGCCTGGAGGTGGGGCCAGTCGGGGAGGTGGGGCACGGCGACCACCGGCACCGGGCTGCGTTGGGCCAGGGCCTGGGCGGTGAAGGCGCTCGGACACCAGATTTCCTGGTAACCCGAGAAGAACCGTTCCCAGCCGGCTGGGAAGCACTCCAGCTCCCAGGCCCAGTAGCCGATGCGCAGGGGCGCTTTCAGGGGGTGCGCTTCCAGCAGCTCCGGAGTGCTGGCGAGGATGTTGGGGTTGGTGTGCACCAGATCCACATGCACTGGTTGGGCGTGCCTGGGCGCTGGTGGCGGCTCCAGCTCCCGAATCGCAGCATGGCTGGCCAAGGGCAGATCCACCAGCTCCAAGTCGCAACCACAGGCCTGGAGGATCCGGGCGGTGGCACTGGCCCCACCGGCCAGGCCGAAACCGGCCCGCAGATGGCCATAGAACCGGATCCGCATCGAAACAGCCGAGGAGGCAACACCTGATAATTCCCCCATGATCACGCAGTCAGCCCTCTCCGCAGCGCAGCAGCGCCGGCGCGACTTGCATCTGCATCGGTTGCAGGATTGCGCTGAGGCTCGTGCGTTTGCTAGCGCGGTGGCTGAAGCGATCGGGCTGCCCCTCACCCAGCTGCATGCGCATGTGGGCCC
Proteins encoded:
- a CDS encoding peptidylprolyl isomerase; translation: MTSLPATSEASHHWLEWPCEAVIEALETTDLLSVWLGRRIETIVAEGNPLATWQPQHFEPKAHELFLELGPQLDRVCLSVLQIDDAHLAQEWFFKLQEGDASFAELAPQSLGNSRDSGGHLGPLRVEDLQPPLDRLALRAQPGVVQPPLRLPGGRFIVLRLDSRQPAQFDGTTCKELMLRLHRQWLTEAIATLRATNPEPGSRCLIPLP
- a CDS encoding glycosyltransferase family 4 protein translates to MRIRFYGHLRAGFGLAGGASATARILQACGCDLELVDLPLASHAAIRELEPPPAPRHAQPVHVDLVHTNPNILASTPELLEAHPLKAPLRIGYWAWELECFPAGWERFFSGYQEIWCPSAFTAQALAQRSPVPVVAVPHLPDWPHLQARSEARRRWRQQAAARPFTFLSLFDYWSTTERKNPAGVIQAFQSAFPQAERGGPSVQLLIKASSAEQFPEQAAALKAISAGDRRIRWLEQLLPQNKLDALYQHADALVSLHRAEGFGLTLAEAMALGMPTIATGYSGNLEFMPPGSALLIPWQRQILTRSAGDYQTGALWAEPDLQAAAAAMRQLAEDPSAAAALGRRGQQRVRERLSQERLSGIVRQRLGRWLLDLPASAA